The following proteins are encoded in a genomic region of Microcoleus sp. FACHB-68:
- a CDS encoding glycosyl transferase, translating to MSRPVLYIAITNHGFGHAVRAASVAAAIQQMNPEILLVLVTTAPRWLLESYIPGDFIVRPRAFDVGVVQSDSLTMDKETTLKELKQIRDRQRSIIATEVSFIHLNKVNLILADIPPLAAPIAKAAGIPCWMMSNFGWDFIYRPWGGEFIEMADWIGECFSQCDRLFRLPFHEAMSAFPNITDVGLTGGSPRYNEDEIRGIWGLTAPQEKIVLLTFGGLGLAQIPYSNLQKFSDWQFITFDQQAPDFPNLIKVSGQPSKTSSFPHLSLSPSQSLSIRPVDFMPLCGRVISKPGYSTFAEALRVGVPIVSVTREEFAESPLLLEGIADRAYHQIISPADFFEGSWEFLQQPLQPPRLNASIPKDGTEVIAGAVVDYLQNC from the coding sequence ATGTCACGACCTGTTTTATATATCGCAATTACCAATCATGGATTCGGTCATGCAGTCCGTGCTGCGTCTGTTGCCGCTGCAATTCAACAGATGAATCCAGAAATTCTCCTTGTGTTAGTCACAACCGCACCCCGCTGGTTATTAGAATCTTATATTCCTGGGGATTTTATCGTGCGTCCTCGTGCGTTTGATGTGGGCGTTGTGCAAAGCGACAGCCTGACGATGGATAAAGAAACCACGCTGAAAGAATTAAAACAAATCCGTGACCGACAGCGCTCAATTATTGCCACAGAAGTTAGTTTCATTCATTTAAATAAGGTGAACTTAATTTTAGCTGATATTCCTCCATTAGCAGCACCCATTGCCAAAGCTGCCGGCATTCCTTGTTGGATGATGAGTAACTTCGGTTGGGATTTTATCTATCGGCCTTGGGGAGGAGAATTTATAGAAATGGCTGATTGGATTGGAGAGTGCTTTAGCCAGTGTGATCGTCTATTTCGCTTGCCATTTCACGAAGCAATGAGCGCTTTTCCCAACATAACCGATGTGGGCTTAACGGGAGGTTCCCCTCGTTATAACGAGGATGAAATCAGAGGCATTTGGGGCTTAACTGCACCGCAGGAAAAAATTGTTTTACTCACTTTTGGAGGATTGGGTTTAGCTCAAATTCCTTATAGCAACCTGCAAAAATTTTCTGACTGGCAATTTATCACCTTTGATCAGCAAGCCCCAGATTTTCCTAATTTAATCAAAGTCTCTGGACAGCCTTCAAAAACTTCTTCATTCCCCCATCTTTCCCTCTCTCCCTCTCAGAGTCTTTCCATCCGTCCCGTAGACTTTATGCCGCTTTGCGGGCGAGTCATTTCTAAGCCTGGATATAGTACGTTTGCCGAAGCTTTGAGGGTGGGTGTTCCGATTGTTTCAGTAACGCGAGAGGAGTTTGCAGAATCTCCTTTACTGTTAGAAGGAATTGCTGATCGCGCTTATCATCAAATTATCTCACCGGCAGACTTTTTTGAAGGCAGTTGGGAATTTTTGCAGCAACCGTTGCAACCGCCTCGCCTCAACGCCTCAATTCCTAAAGATGGAACTGAAGTGATCGCCGGTGCTGTTGTTGATTATCTACAAAATTGTTAA
- a CDS encoding DUF3155 domain-containing protein — protein MARRRKRKSRRRQEGRRILEHVPQYSIESGEDKPVTAARKFIHTEGILPPALLLVKRNEHTTDRYFWAEKGLFGAQYVEENHFLFPSLKVLEGSPGTNPSLALSVR, from the coding sequence TTGGCTAGGAGACGTAAACGTAAGAGCCGTCGTCGGCAAGAAGGGCGTCGAATTCTTGAGCACGTGCCTCAGTATAGTATCGAAAGTGGCGAAGATAAACCAGTCACAGCTGCTCGCAAGTTTATCCATACCGAGGGTATCCTTCCACCTGCCTTGCTGTTAGTTAAAAGGAACGAACACACCACTGACCGATATTTCTGGGCAGAAAAGGGTCTATTTGGGGCGCAATACGTTGAAGAAAATCATTTCCTGTTCCCTAGCTTAAAAGTGCTGGAGGGCAGTCCGGGCACGAATCCGAGCTTAGCACTCAGTGTCCGTTGA
- a CDS encoding ATP-binding protein: MPASSEFVALCRAQLALLTQGLRASLSVVYLTEELVEGAEAKLIPIVAYPETAVVWEENDPLTLLPERAGAAFPRLLSAAPGIIPSVDALIDSQTPFFDQKADRGQAGEGDEEDSWQQQRQIILPLMHEGVVMGLLVTSREDRPWNKRERSQIEQIAHTLALACILDQRSEWVEHNYRQQQLIHAQQHDILDNLLHQLRSPLTALKTFGKLLLRRLIPGDGNRDIAASIVRESDRLQELLQQMDRTIEQDRLEIEPAPLAVNWEAVRTSEGTSRQTGEPAPNSQILPLLPASPLELCSVAQVLEPLLVSARAIAGERQLSIITGIVSDLPPVPVNPKALREVLSNLIDNALKYTPAGGQIYIQVEKRAGEGENQEQLRPLSQHPIIPSNSPSEWIIFSISDTGPGIPPQDLERLFERHFRGVQAETEIPGTGLGLAIAKDLVEQMQGKIQVFSPAKLEKWKADIPNAGPGTTFILSLPVGEES; this comes from the coding sequence ATGCCTGCGAGTTCAGAATTTGTTGCGCTTTGCCGAGCGCAGTTAGCCCTGTTAACTCAAGGACTGAGAGCGTCCTTAAGTGTGGTGTATTTGACTGAGGAACTGGTAGAAGGGGCAGAAGCCAAATTAATTCCGATAGTGGCTTACCCAGAAACGGCTGTGGTATGGGAAGAAAACGATCCCTTAACGCTTTTACCCGAACGAGCCGGCGCGGCGTTCCCTCGCTTACTCTCTGCCGCACCAGGCATTATCCCATCGGTAGATGCATTAATTGATTCGCAAACACCTTTTTTTGACCAGAAGGCAGATCGGGGGCAGGCGGGGGAGGGCGATGAAGAAGATTCCTGGCAGCAACAGCGCCAAATTATCCTGCCTCTCATGCATGAGGGGGTGGTGATGGGATTGTTGGTCACCAGTCGAGAAGACCGGCCTTGGAATAAACGAGAGCGCTCTCAAATCGAACAAATCGCCCATACTCTCGCACTGGCTTGTATTTTAGACCAGCGTTCTGAGTGGGTAGAGCATAACTATCGCCAGCAGCAGCTGATTCACGCTCAGCAACACGACATCCTGGATAATTTGCTGCACCAGCTTCGCAGTCCGCTTACGGCTTTAAAAACATTCGGCAAACTGTTGCTAAGACGCCTAATACCCGGAGATGGCAACCGCGATATTGCCGCCAGCATTGTCCGGGAGAGCGATCGCTTGCAAGAGTTGCTGCAACAGATGGATCGAACCATCGAACAAGACCGGCTGGAAATCGAGCCGGCTCCTTTAGCAGTTAATTGGGAAGCGGTGCGAACCTCAGAAGGCACTTCCCGACAAACCGGCGAACCGGCCCCCAATTCCCAGATATTACCCCTGCTGCCGGCATCCCCTCTAGAATTGTGTTCCGTCGCGCAAGTCCTCGAACCATTGCTGGTATCAGCCAGAGCAATTGCCGGTGAGCGCCAACTGAGTATCATCACCGGCATTGTGTCCGATTTACCGCCGGTGCCGGTTAATCCCAAGGCATTGCGCGAAGTCTTGAGCAATTTGATAGACAATGCCTTGAAATATACACCTGCCGGCGGGCAGATTTATATCCAGGTTGAGAAGCGAGCCGGCGAGGGAGAGAATCAAGAACAATTGCGCCCCTTATCCCAGCATCCCATCATTCCCTCAAATTCCCCTTCTGAATGGATCATATTCAGCATCTCAGATACCGGCCCAGGCATTCCCCCACAGGATTTGGAGCGGCTGTTTGAGCGGCATTTCCGAGGCGTTCAGGCAGAAACAGAGATTCCTGGCACAGGTTTGGGCTTAGCCATTGCTAAAGATTTGGTAGAACAAATGCAGGGCAAAATTCAAGTTTTTAGTCCGGCGAAGTTGGAGAAATGGAAGGCAGATATTCCGAATGCGGGGCCAGGAACGACGTTTATTTTGTCGCTGCCGGTGGGAGAAGAGTCCTGA
- a CDS encoding cyclic nucleotide-binding domain-containing protein, producing MRKVLFILGELNDRDLDWMLTIGSRQEIAAGTVLIEEGKPTDALYIVLEGTLTVSMAALGNREISTIGCGEVLGEMSFVDDRPPAATVKAIEDSVVLSIPRQPLTEKLQLDVLFALRFYRAITKFLSTRLRGAVNWFSDDKDLRMSHQQDDDLAALPPHDMALATARFDQLLERLKNS from the coding sequence ATGAGAAAAGTTTTATTCATCCTCGGCGAGTTAAACGATCGGGATCTCGATTGGATGCTGACAATCGGCAGCCGGCAAGAAATCGCTGCCGGCACCGTACTCATCGAAGAAGGAAAACCCACTGACGCACTCTACATCGTACTTGAGGGCACCTTAACCGTTTCGATGGCGGCTTTAGGCAACAGAGAAATCAGCACAATCGGTTGCGGCGAAGTCTTGGGAGAAATGTCTTTCGTAGATGATCGCCCGCCGGCAGCCACCGTCAAAGCGATTGAAGACTCCGTTGTTTTGTCGATTCCGCGACAGCCCTTAACTGAAAAATTACAGCTAGACGTGCTTTTCGCTTTACGTTTTTATCGAGCCATCACCAAATTTCTTTCCACCCGACTGCGCGGTGCCGTTAACTGGTTCAGTGATGATAAAGACTTACGCATGAGTCACCAGCAAGACGACGACTTAGCAGCACTGCCGCCTCATGACATGGCACTGGCGACAGCCAGATTCGATCAACTCCTTGAACGTCTCAAAAATTCCTAA
- a CDS encoding glycerate kinase → MEQPSLSLNQILTQWADQRETPAEVWQQLEAWELSDQRRAKAFGVTPENVSEIVQQRWLLFQSVYPSFPPAVAENPSLLNTLWHLWLPLGMQLAQYRQTLGRPVVQGILGGQGTGKTTLAAGLTMILGHLGYRTVSLSLDDLYKTYRERQHLKLQDPRLIWRGPPGTHDVELGIEILDQLRRLDRPSVQVPRFDKSAWGGAGDRTNSQTVAGADIVLFEGWFVGARPIDPAIFDTAPAPIITPADCCFARDMNAKLHDYLPLWQRLDRLMVLYPVDYRLSVQWRQQAEHQMIAAGKAGMSDLEIEQFVYYFWKALHPELFIKPLVNRADWVDLVVEINADHSAGSVYKPIDG, encoded by the coding sequence ATGGAGCAACCGAGTTTATCCCTGAATCAAATTCTTACACAGTGGGCGGATCAGCGCGAAACCCCGGCAGAGGTTTGGCAACAGCTAGAAGCATGGGAACTCTCAGATCAACGGCGGGCCAAAGCTTTTGGCGTTACGCCTGAGAATGTCAGTGAAATTGTCCAACAGCGATGGCTGCTTTTTCAGTCTGTCTATCCCAGTTTCCCCCCAGCCGTTGCGGAAAATCCATCTTTATTAAACACCTTATGGCATCTTTGGCTGCCTTTGGGGATGCAGTTGGCCCAATACCGGCAAACTTTAGGGCGTCCTGTAGTTCAGGGGATATTGGGGGGACAAGGCACCGGCAAAACAACTTTAGCTGCCGGCCTAACGATGATTCTTGGCCATTTAGGCTACCGCACTGTCAGCCTGTCCCTGGATGACCTTTACAAAACTTATCGTGAACGGCAGCATCTCAAACTGCAAGACCCGCGTTTGATCTGGCGTGGGCCACCGGGAACCCATGATGTTGAGCTGGGGATTGAGATCCTGGATCAGTTGCGCCGGCTTGATCGTCCCTCTGTTCAGGTTCCGCGCTTTGATAAGTCTGCTTGGGGAGGTGCCGGTGATAGAACGAACTCCCAGACAGTTGCCGGCGCTGATATTGTCTTGTTTGAAGGTTGGTTTGTCGGGGCGCGACCGATTGATCCCGCTATTTTTGACACTGCACCGGCACCGATTATCACGCCGGCTGACTGCTGTTTTGCCCGTGATATGAATGCCAAACTCCACGATTATTTACCCCTGTGGCAGCGCTTAGATCGCTTAATGGTGCTGTATCCGGTTGATTATCGGCTTTCTGTACAGTGGCGACAGCAGGCAGAACATCAAATGATCGCTGCCGGTAAAGCGGGGATGAGCGATTTAGAAATTGAGCAATTTGTCTATTATTTCTGGAAAGCGTTGCATCCAGAGTTATTTATCAAGCCTTTGGTTAACCGTGCTGATTGGGTGGATTTGGTAGTGGAAATTAATGCCGATCATTCTGCCGGCAGCGTTTATAAGCCGATTGATGGCTAA
- a CDS encoding DUF565 domain-containing protein, which produces MQNTRLNSLVDVASGRFGQWLRNPWRRISLLVISVLFGVFLGTAISTIAGQKANLDISVAAILVVLTEAISWVVYRTKRPISNSLLVQILNALKIGLTYSLFVEAFKLGS; this is translated from the coding sequence ATGCAGAATACCCGTCTCAACAGCCTGGTTGATGTCGCCTCTGGGCGGTTTGGGCAATGGTTACGCAATCCTTGGCGGCGAATCTCGCTGCTGGTAATCAGTGTGTTGTTTGGCGTCTTCTTGGGAACCGCTATTTCTACCATCGCCGGACAAAAAGCTAACTTAGATATTAGTGTGGCTGCGATTTTGGTCGTGCTAACGGAAGCGATCAGCTGGGTTGTTTACAGGACAAAGCGGCCAATTTCCAACTCGCTGTTGGTACAAATATTAAATGCGCTCAAAATTGGTTTGACTTACAGCCTATTTGTAGAAGCCTTTAAGCTAGGTTCCTGA
- a CDS encoding S-layer homology domain-containing protein, translating into MTMNRLQSGTAALIAFGMIAGAAAPIVVTAPAFAQTSFSDVTTNYWARDFIQALASRDIIKGFPDGSFRPNEPVTRAQFAAMVRKAFNKADVRTGINFVDVSSNYWAYTAIQDTYEMGFLTGYPGNVFNPEQNIPRAQALVSLANGLNYTSTTAAGTVLQGYTDATAIPDYARGSVAAATEKRIVVNYPDVKYLNPNQVATRAEVAAFIYQALVSAGQATALTSPYIVAGATTPTPPADDRIIVKTGTTIPVNYSKAEKILLATNEPKPVPVTLTVAQNVSVQNTVVIPTGSQIVGEMQLVQGGAQFVAKELVLPNGTRSAISANSAVVTKTEEITKGINIAKVLRNAALGAAAAAAISAVTGDKAIATEEVLLGAGLSSVLTLIGVFQGRNKVDLISVDPNKDLNLTLRSDLVFRRAS; encoded by the coding sequence ATGACCATGAATCGTTTGCAATCAGGAACCGCCGCCTTAATCGCTTTTGGTATGATTGCAGGTGCTGCCGCACCCATCGTGGTTACGGCCCCAGCATTTGCTCAAACCAGCTTTTCTGATGTCACTACCAACTACTGGGCTAGAGATTTTATACAAGCGCTAGCCTCGCGAGATATTATTAAAGGCTTTCCTGATGGCAGCTTCCGACCGAATGAGCCGGTGACGCGGGCACAGTTTGCCGCAATGGTTCGTAAAGCATTTAATAAAGCCGATGTTCGCACCGGCATCAACTTTGTCGATGTCTCGTCCAACTACTGGGCTTACACTGCGATTCAAGATACCTATGAGATGGGATTTCTCACCGGCTATCCTGGCAATGTTTTCAACCCAGAACAAAATATTCCTCGCGCACAAGCCTTGGTGTCGCTGGCAAACGGGCTAAACTACACCAGCACAACTGCTGCCGGCACCGTCTTGCAAGGTTACACTGACGCCACGGCTATCCCAGACTACGCCCGTGGCAGTGTTGCCGCAGCCACAGAAAAACGCATTGTCGTCAACTATCCCGATGTTAAATACTTAAATCCCAACCAAGTCGCCACACGCGCTGAAGTGGCAGCCTTCATCTACCAAGCCTTAGTGAGTGCCGGTCAAGCAACCGCCCTCACCTCACCTTACATCGTGGCTGGGGCAACAACCCCAACCCCACCCGCAGATGATCGCATCATTGTTAAGACAGGGACGACTATCCCCGTCAACTACTCAAAAGCCGAGAAAATTCTCCTCGCGACTAACGAACCCAAACCCGTACCTGTAACCTTGACAGTGGCTCAAAATGTCTCGGTTCAAAACACAGTAGTGATTCCTACGGGAAGCCAGATCGTCGGTGAAATGCAATTAGTTCAAGGCGGCGCTCAGTTTGTCGCCAAAGAACTCGTGCTGCCGAATGGCACACGCAGCGCGATCAGTGCTAATTCTGCTGTCGTTACCAAAACCGAAGAAATTACCAAGGGCATTAATATCGCCAAGGTGCTGAGGAATGCAGCCTTGGGTGCTGCAGCAGCAGCGGCAATCTCGGCGGTAACCGGCGATAAAGCCATCGCCACTGAAGAAGTGTTGTTAGGTGCCGGTTTGAGCAGCGTGCTCACCCTAATTGGCGTCTTCCAAGGTCGCAACAAAGTCGATCTGATTTCAGTTGACCCCAACAAGGATCTAAATCTCACCTTACGCTCAGATTTAGTCTTCCGTCGCGCTTCTTAA
- a CDS encoding aminotransferase class V-fold PLP-dependent enzyme, producing MTGSTPVQTSLEDHRQHFPALVNKAYFNYGGQGPLPQAALEAIRQSYEEVERVGPFSGEANAWLGREATQTRQAIATELCVPAETITLTEDVTVGCNIALWGFDWKPGDHLLLTDCEHQGIVAAVGELQRRFDIEVSTCPLMATLNDGDPVAAIDQYLRSNTRLVVLSHILWNTGQVLPLAEIVQLCHNHSTWGKPVRVLVDAAQSVGVLPLNLTEIAADFYAFTGHKWWCGPAGVGGLYVQPEALESLHPTFIGWRGIITDGSGQPAGWQPTGKRFEIATSAVPLYAGLRSAMALHHQWGSTEERYQQIQKVSKYLWEQLQNLDGINCLRTSPPEAGLISFQLDSTRQDAGVTHQQLVQFLESQKIMVRTLLNPHCIRACVHYFTLESEIDQLVAGISDFKV from the coding sequence ATGACGGGATCTACCCCAGTACAAACTTCCCTCGAAGACCACCGGCAGCACTTCCCTGCCTTGGTGAATAAAGCCTATTTTAACTATGGGGGACAAGGTCCACTGCCTCAAGCCGCTTTGGAGGCGATCAGACAATCTTATGAAGAAGTAGAACGTGTTGGGCCATTTTCAGGAGAGGCGAATGCTTGGCTTGGCCGAGAAGCCACCCAAACGCGGCAAGCGATCGCCACAGAACTTTGTGTGCCGGCAGAAACGATTACCCTCACCGAGGATGTCACCGTTGGCTGCAACATTGCCTTGTGGGGTTTTGACTGGAAACCTGGGGATCACCTGCTGCTAACCGACTGCGAACATCAAGGCATTGTAGCAGCCGTGGGGGAATTGCAGCGCCGGTTTGATATCGAAGTTTCCACCTGTCCCCTGATGGCGACGTTGAATGATGGCGATCCGGTGGCAGCCATTGATCAATATTTGCGATCCAATACCCGACTAGTGGTTTTAAGTCACATCCTGTGGAACACCGGCCAAGTTTTGCCGCTGGCTGAAATTGTCCAGCTATGCCATAACCATTCAACTTGGGGAAAGCCGGTTCGAGTTTTAGTCGATGCCGCGCAGTCTGTCGGCGTGTTGCCGCTGAATTTAACTGAAATTGCGGCAGATTTTTATGCCTTCACCGGCCACAAATGGTGGTGCGGGCCAGCCGGCGTCGGGGGACTGTATGTGCAGCCAGAAGCCTTAGAAAGCCTGCATCCCACGTTTATCGGCTGGCGCGGGATTATTACCGATGGAAGTGGTCAGCCGGCAGGTTGGCAGCCGACTGGGAAGCGATTTGAAATTGCCACTTCAGCAGTGCCACTCTATGCCGGTTTGCGGAGTGCAATGGCACTTCATCACCAGTGGGGAAGCACTGAGGAACGTTACCAACAGATACAGAAAGTTAGTAAATATCTTTGGGAACAATTACAAAACTTAGACGGCATTAACTGTCTGCGAACATCCCCCCCAGAAGCCGGGTTAATTTCCTTTCAGCTAGATTCAACCCGACAGGATGCCGGTGTCACACATCAGCAACTCGTGCAATTCTTAGAATCACAAAAAATAATGGTGCGGACACTTCTTAATCCCCACTGCATCCGTGCCTGTGTTCATTACTTCACCTTGGAATCTGAAATAGACCAGCTAGTTGCAGGAATTTCAGATTTTAAAGTCTAA
- the gltX gene encoding glutamate--tRNA ligase, whose product MTVRVRLAPSPTGNLHIGTARTAVFNWLYARHNGGQFILRVEDTDLERSRPEYTENILEGLTWLGLNWDAGPFFQSQRLDYYRQMIQTLLDKGLAYRCYCTEEELTQMREAQKANKEAPRYDNRHRNLTQEERDAFEAEGRTSVIRFKIDDDRQIIWNDLVRDEVSWRGSDLGGDMVIARASTKDDIGQPLYNLAVVVDDIDMRITHVIRGEDHIGNTPKQILLYEAFEAKIPEFAHTPLILNQSGQKLSKRDGVTSISDFKQMGYTAEALVNYMTLLGWSSPDNEEIFTLAPAAEKFSFDRVNKAGAKFDWDKLNSLNRHYIQAMPVPQLTDLLIPYWQEAGYQFDPIGERAWLEQLTALIGPSFNRLDEAVAMSRVFFVQGIEFHEEAADQLQQPDAPKVLQAILAILDSPQPLTESDAQDAIKKVTKEQNVKKGMLMRSLRAALTGEVHGPDLIQSWLLLHQRSWDKTRLQSVLGVNDPQEGAMTELPTPEQPIDETPSATSLPDPAVAGMVTEPPPPDAWVEQETPAPVPTEDQFQQIRDQVLSTLSDLPTSVTEFFAQNKKLINSFGLIIGVLLGLRVLQALLDVFNSIPLLGGIFEVVGMGYSGWFIYRYLLQASHRQELTQQIQSIKEQIAGKHSANQ is encoded by the coding sequence GTGACTGTTAGAGTTCGTCTTGCCCCAAGCCCAACCGGCAACTTACATATCGGAACAGCCAGAACGGCTGTGTTTAACTGGCTATACGCCCGTCACAACGGCGGCCAATTCATCTTGCGCGTAGAAGATACCGATCTCGAACGCTCACGCCCCGAATACACCGAGAATATCCTAGAAGGTCTCACCTGGCTGGGGCTGAACTGGGATGCGGGGCCATTTTTTCAATCGCAGCGCCTCGACTACTACCGGCAGATGATCCAGACCCTTCTGGATAAAGGGCTAGCCTACCGCTGCTACTGCACAGAAGAAGAACTGACTCAAATGCGGGAAGCGCAAAAAGCCAACAAAGAAGCCCCCCGCTATGACAACCGGCACCGGAACCTAACCCAGGAAGAACGGGACGCCTTTGAAGCCGAAGGACGCACCTCAGTCATTCGCTTTAAAATCGACGATGACCGGCAAATCATCTGGAATGACTTAGTACGGGATGAAGTCAGCTGGCGAGGCAGCGATCTCGGCGGCGACATGGTGATCGCCCGCGCCTCCACTAAAGACGACATCGGCCAACCCCTGTACAACCTGGCAGTCGTCGTGGATGACATTGATATGCGAATCACCCACGTCATCCGAGGCGAAGATCACATCGGCAACACGCCAAAACAAATCTTGCTCTACGAAGCGTTTGAGGCAAAAATCCCAGAATTTGCCCACACGCCGCTGATTCTCAATCAATCTGGCCAAAAGCTATCGAAGCGCGACGGCGTTACCTCAATTTCTGACTTTAAGCAGATGGGTTATACGGCTGAAGCGCTGGTCAATTACATGACCTTGCTGGGCTGGTCATCCCCCGATAATGAAGAGATATTCACCCTAGCGCCGGCAGCAGAAAAGTTTAGCTTTGACCGCGTGAATAAAGCCGGTGCTAAGTTTGACTGGGACAAACTCAACTCTCTCAACCGGCACTACATCCAAGCGATGCCGGTGCCCCAGCTAACTGATTTGCTGATTCCCTACTGGCAAGAAGCCGGGTATCAATTCGATCCCATCGGCGAACGCGCTTGGCTAGAACAGCTCACCGCCCTCATTGGCCCAAGCTTCAACCGGCTTGATGAAGCAGTGGCGATGAGCCGAGTATTCTTTGTCCAAGGGATAGAATTCCATGAGGAAGCAGCCGACCAACTCCAGCAACCAGACGCCCCCAAAGTTTTACAAGCGATTCTGGCTATATTAGACAGCCCGCAGCCCCTCACCGAGTCTGACGCCCAAGATGCGATCAAAAAGGTGACAAAAGAGCAAAATGTAAAAAAGGGGATGCTGATGCGTTCGCTGCGGGCGGCACTCACCGGCGAAGTGCACGGGCCAGATTTGATACAATCTTGGCTGCTGCTTCATCAGCGCTCTTGGGATAAAACCCGCTTGCAAAGTGTCTTAGGTGTGAATGACCCACAGGAGGGTGCCATGACCGAACTACCAACTCCAGAGCAACCAATCGATGAGACGCCGTCTGCAACGTCTTTGCCAGATCCAGCAGTTGCCGGCATGGTGACTGAACCCCCACCCCCTGATGCCTGGGTTGAACAGGAAACACCGGCACCCGTCCCAACTGAAGACCAGTTTCAGCAGATTAGGGATCAAGTTCTCTCAACTTTGTCGGATTTGCCGACTTCCGTGACTGAGTTTTTCGCACAGAATAAAAAGCTGATCAACTCCTTCGGTCTGATCATCGGTGTGTTGCTCGGCTTGAGAGTGCTTCAGGCACTGTTGGATGTGTTCAACAGTATCCCGCTCCTGGGTGGAATTTTTGAAGTGGTTGGCATGGGATACTCTGGTTGGTTTATTTACCGCTATTTGTTGCAAGCCTCTCACCGCCAAGAACTCACCCAACAAATTCAATCAATCAAAGAACAAATTGCCGGTAAACATTCCGCCAATCAATAA
- a CDS encoding TM0106 family RecB-like putative nuclease: MLLTAELLFNYQRCRRRSFLDTYGDAQQQGCESDFLLKLQQNSWAHRQAIVADMTYHQPQYPRRDFIAGAEATLELMRQGVDRIYLGILRADGPAGFTLASSPDLLIKHPGNSSFGNWLYVPTDIKLGKRPKLDYQIIVAFHAYVLASVQGVSPETAGLLLREKGAYRVNLGQRMPQMQQMLTECIEMLHHRQEPEVFIARHPCSHCHWYNSCYAIATETKHLSLLPGVTPVRYTQLQALNLTTVEALAGIDPGQLACLTEFPDEVAGQLVLQAQSVRQNQAIAKPAGLSISPSELPTAPVELYFDIEAQPELNLAFLHGVLVVDRHAKTETFYPLLAEQPAEEGAIWEQLLNLIWTYPDAPIFHFCDYEVQTFKQFAKRYNTPSHLWRPVLSRFVDVHERVTRTAVLPVESYALKAIARWVGFEWRDRQANGAQCIFWYDRWLETGDRAFLDAIRRYNEDDCRATYVVKDWLVNFLQNADRTLAPLS; encoded by the coding sequence ATGCTTTTGACTGCTGAACTTTTATTTAATTACCAACGGTGCCGGCGTCGGTCTTTTCTAGATACCTATGGAGACGCCCAACAGCAAGGGTGCGAGAGTGACTTTCTGTTGAAACTGCAACAAAACAGCTGGGCACACCGGCAAGCAATTGTTGCTGACATGACGTACCATCAACCCCAGTACCCACGGCGAGATTTCATTGCCGGTGCTGAGGCAACGCTAGAATTGATGCGCCAAGGTGTTGATCGCATTTATCTGGGAATACTGCGGGCAGACGGGCCGGCAGGATTTACACTGGCAAGCAGCCCTGATTTACTGATCAAACATCCCGGAAATTCATCTTTTGGCAACTGGCTTTACGTTCCCACAGATATCAAACTGGGCAAGCGTCCGAAGCTAGACTACCAAATTATTGTGGCTTTTCACGCCTATGTCCTGGCATCTGTGCAGGGAGTTAGCCCAGAAACGGCTGGGTTGCTATTGCGAGAAAAAGGTGCTTATCGGGTGAATTTGGGGCAACGAATGCCGCAAATGCAGCAGATGCTAACAGAATGTATCGAGATGCTGCACCACCGGCAAGAACCTGAAGTTTTCATCGCCCGTCATCCTTGCAGCCATTGCCATTGGTATAACAGTTGCTACGCGATCGCAACAGAAACAAAACACCTGTCCCTGTTACCGGGAGTCACGCCGGTTCGTTACACCCAGTTGCAAGCGCTGAATTTAACAACCGTGGAAGCCCTTGCCGGCATCGATCCGGGGCAGCTTGCTTGTTTAACCGAGTTTCCCGATGAAGTGGCGGGGCAGTTGGTGTTGCAAGCGCAATCAGTTCGGCAAAATCAAGCAATTGCTAAACCGGCAGGTTTGTCCATTTCTCCCTCTGAGTTGCCCACTGCGCCGGTTGAGCTTTATTTTGATATCGAAGCGCAGCCAGAATTGAATCTAGCATTTTTACACGGCGTTTTAGTGGTTGATCGGCACGCTAAAACTGAAACATTTTATCCACTTTTGGCAGAACAGCCGGCAGAGGAAGGCGCAATTTGGGAGCAACTTTTAAACTTGATTTGGACATATCCCGATGCGCCAATTTTTCATTTTTGTGATTACGAGGTTCAAACTTTTAAACAATTTGCCAAGCGTTATAATACCCCCTCCCATTTGTGGCGTCCTGTGCTGAGTCGTTTCGTGGATGTACACGAACGGGTGACACGCACAGCCGTATTGCCGGTGGAAAGTTACGCCCTCAAAGCGATTGCCCGCTGGGTAGGTTTTGAATGGCGCGACCGGCAAGCAAATGGCGCTCAATGTATCTTCTGGTATGATCGTTGGTTAGAAACCGGCGACCGTGCTTTTCTTGACGCAATTCGGCGCTACAACGAAGATGACTGCCGCGCCACTTACGTGGTTAAAGATTGGCTAGTCAACTTTTTGCAAAATGCTGATCGCACACTTGCCCCCCTTTCCTAA